A part of Thiohalorhabdus sp. Cl-TMA genomic DNA contains:
- a CDS encoding thioredoxin family protein, whose protein sequence is MSRLIPLLFLLLFSTTAAAGDIPPASDLAATADEAHTDGKTVVIFFYQEECQYCETVREQFLRPILNNDDYIRRITLRQVNTRSEASLRDFRGEATTHSRFAARRDKKLTPTIAIYGPDGSRLVEPLVGLKGGTAYYGHNLDEAIEQAEQKLAQK, encoded by the coding sequence ATGTCTCGTCTGATTCCCTTGTTGTTCCTTCTCCTTTTCAGCACCACCGCCGCCGCGGGAGACATCCCCCCCGCCTCCGACCTGGCCGCCACCGCGGACGAGGCCCATACCGACGGCAAAACCGTGGTGATCTTCTTCTACCAGGAGGAATGCCAATACTGCGAGACGGTGCGCGAGCAGTTCCTCCGGCCCATCCTGAACAACGACGACTATATCCGCCGAATCACCCTGCGCCAGGTGAATACCCGTAGCGAAGCGTCGCTCCGGGACTTCCGGGGGGAGGCGACCACCCACAGCCGGTTCGCAGCCCGCCGGGACAAGAAGCTCACGCCCACCATCGCCATTTACGGGCCGGACGGCAGCCGTCTCGTGGAGCCGCTGGTAGGTCTGAAAGGCGGCACGGCCTACTATGGACACAACCTCGACGAGGCCATCGAGCAGGCAGAGCAAAAGCTAGCCCAAAAGTGA
- a CDS encoding uroporphyrinogen-III synthase, translating into MSDAAWSGCRILVTRPAHQAGDLLAAIRDRGGEPLAFPTIEIGPPGDRSVWDRVSPDLEGFHWLFFASANAVWGFARLLGEAGLPWPATPGYAAIGRKTAGVLQRHVDAAILTPEDFRSESFLAMAEMAPARISGARVLIVRGEEGRELLPTTLEERGARVERLPAYTRKCPETDPAPVAAALAEGRLDAAVFTSPETFTNLLAMLDEAARRRLAALPLVVISPVTASAIRERGLPEPVVAPEASDEGLLRALEERVCKPRPEQ; encoded by the coding sequence GTGTCTGACGCCGCCTGGTCCGGATGCCGGATCCTGGTGACGCGGCCCGCCCACCAGGCCGGTGACCTGCTGGCGGCCATCCGGGACCGGGGCGGCGAGCCGCTGGCCTTCCCCACCATCGAGATCGGCCCCCCCGGCGACCGGTCGGTGTGGGACCGGGTCTCGCCGGATCTCGAGGGCTTCCACTGGCTGTTCTTCGCCAGCGCCAACGCCGTGTGGGGCTTCGCCCGGCTGCTCGGCGAGGCCGGCCTCCCCTGGCCGGCGACCCCCGGCTACGCCGCCATCGGGCGCAAGACGGCCGGTGTGCTCCAACGGCACGTGGACGCCGCCATCCTGACCCCGGAGGATTTCCGCTCCGAGTCCTTCCTCGCCATGGCGGAAATGGCCCCTGCGCGGATCTCCGGCGCGCGGGTGCTGATAGTGCGCGGCGAGGAGGGCCGCGAGCTGCTGCCGACCACGCTGGAAGAGCGCGGCGCCCGGGTGGAACGGCTGCCCGCCTACACCCGGAAATGTCCGGAAACGGATCCCGCCCCGGTGGCGGCGGCCCTCGCAGAGGGCCGGCTGGATGCGGCCGTTTTCACCAGCCCCGAAACCTTCACCAATCTCTTGGCCATGCTCGACGAGGCAGCCCGCAGGCGCTTGGCCGCCCTTCCGCTGGTGGTCATCAGCCCGGTAACGGCCAGTGCGATCCGGGAGCGGGGGCTCCCGGAGCCCGTGGTCGCCCCCGAAGCCTCCGACGAGGGCCTGCTGCGCGCCCTCGAAGAGCGGGTCTGCAAGCCCCGTCCCGAGCAATAG
- the htpG gene encoding molecular chaperone HtpG: MTAENPQQETRSFETEVQQLLHLMVHALYSHREIFLRELISNASDAIDKLRFEGLKNEELFEGQKEGRIRLIPDSEAGTLTIIDNGIGMDRDEVVENLGTIAHSGSRAFVDQLTGDEDQDVELIGQFGVGFYAAFMVADRVEVTTRRAGVDPSLGVRWESEGTGRYTVETLERPELGTAITLHLKEDAREFLEEGELRRVVKTYSDHIPYPVVLEAGEKPETLNEASALWARPRSEISEEEYRSFYAHVAHGDTDPLTWLHFHAEGTTEYTALLYFPSQPPLDLWQPEARHGVRLYVRRVFITDQARELLPTYLRFLRGVVDAPDLPLNVSREMLQSDQQVARIRKGVVRRVLKRLADMADNEPDRYRKFWDNFGAVLKEGIPEDPSNQEELAGLLRFRTSRRPDEWVSLADYKAAMRDEQKAIYYLTGDDLETLKNSPQLEVFKKKGVEVLLLTDPVDEWVVMHLNEFDGTPLTSVAHGDLDLGELESEEEKQEEEATEADYGSLVGTLKDRLGEAVSDVRLSHRLTDSPSCIVAGENALGEHMERLLKAANQPVPESQPILELNPEHALVQKMKEIHGTDPADKRLGEWGWLLLDQARLAQGAPLPDPAGTAQRLSGIMNDLAGSGPSRIIT; encoded by the coding sequence GTGACGGCGGAAAATCCGCAACAGGAAACCCGCAGCTTCGAAACCGAAGTGCAGCAGCTGCTGCACCTCATGGTTCACGCCCTGTATTCCCACCGGGAGATCTTCCTGCGGGAGCTGATCTCCAATGCCTCGGACGCCATCGACAAGCTCCGCTTCGAGGGGCTGAAGAACGAGGAGCTGTTCGAGGGACAGAAGGAAGGACGGATCCGTCTGATCCCCGATTCCGAGGCCGGCACCCTGACCATCATCGATAACGGCATCGGCATGGACCGGGACGAGGTGGTGGAGAATCTCGGCACCATCGCGCATTCCGGCTCGCGGGCCTTCGTGGATCAGCTTACCGGCGACGAGGACCAGGACGTGGAGCTCATTGGCCAGTTCGGCGTGGGCTTCTACGCGGCCTTCATGGTGGCCGACCGCGTGGAGGTGACCACCCGCCGCGCCGGCGTGGATCCGTCGCTGGGCGTGCGCTGGGAATCCGAGGGCACCGGCCGATACACGGTCGAAACCCTTGAGCGCCCGGAGCTGGGCACCGCCATCACCCTCCATCTCAAAGAGGACGCCAGGGAGTTCCTGGAGGAGGGGGAGCTGCGCCGGGTGGTGAAGACCTACTCCGACCATATCCCCTACCCGGTGGTGCTGGAGGCCGGCGAGAAGCCGGAGACCCTCAACGAGGCCTCGGCGCTGTGGGCGCGGCCCAGATCCGAGATCTCCGAGGAGGAGTACCGCAGCTTCTATGCCCACGTTGCCCACGGCGATACCGACCCCCTGACCTGGCTGCATTTCCACGCCGAGGGCACCACCGAGTACACCGCCCTGCTCTATTTCCCCTCCCAGCCGCCGCTGGACCTGTGGCAGCCGGAGGCCCGCCACGGCGTGCGGCTCTACGTCCGGCGGGTGTTCATCACCGATCAGGCCCGCGAGCTGCTGCCCACCTACCTGCGCTTCCTGCGTGGGGTGGTGGACGCCCCGGACCTGCCTCTGAACGTCTCCCGGGAGATGCTGCAGTCGGACCAGCAGGTGGCGCGCATCCGCAAGGGCGTGGTCCGGCGGGTGCTGAAGCGCCTGGCGGACATGGCGGACAACGAGCCGGACCGCTACCGCAAGTTCTGGGACAACTTCGGCGCCGTGCTCAAGGAGGGCATTCCCGAGGACCCGTCCAACCAGGAGGAGCTGGCGGGCCTGCTACGCTTCCGCACCTCCAGACGGCCCGACGAGTGGGTGAGCCTGGCCGACTACAAGGCCGCCATGCGCGACGAGCAGAAGGCCATCTACTACCTCACCGGCGACGATCTGGAGACCCTGAAGAACAGCCCGCAGCTGGAGGTCTTCAAGAAAAAGGGCGTGGAGGTGCTGCTGCTCACCGACCCGGTGGACGAGTGGGTGGTCATGCACCTCAACGAGTTCGACGGCACCCCGCTTACCAGCGTGGCCCACGGCGATCTGGATCTGGGCGAGCTGGAAAGCGAGGAGGAGAAGCAGGAAGAGGAGGCCACCGAGGCGGACTACGGCAGCCTGGTAGGCACCCTCAAGGACCGCCTCGGCGAGGCCGTTTCGGATGTCCGCCTGTCCCACCGGCTCACCGACAGCCCCAGCTGCATCGTGGCCGGGGAGAACGCCCTGGGTGAGCACATGGAGCGCCTGCTCAAGGCGGCCAACCAGCCGGTGCCGGAGAGTCAGCCCATCCTGGAGCTCAACCCGGAGCACGCCCTGGTGCAGAAGATGAAGGAGATCCACGGCACGGACCCCGCCGACAAGCGGCTGGGCGAGTGGGGGTGGCTCCTGCTGGACCAGGCGCGGCTGGCCCAGGGCGCCCCGCTGCCGGATCCCGCCGGTACGGCCCAGCGGCTTTCCGGAATCATGAACGATCTGGCCGGATCCGGGCCGAGCCGGATCATCACCTGA
- the hemC gene encoding hydroxymethylbilane synthase, which translates to MSGERIRIGTRGSKLALWQANHVKGLLETAHAGLEVELVTITTTGDRVQDRSLLDMGGKGAFVKEIEEALLDGSIDIAVHSMKDVPVELPEGLHLPVVCKREDPRDAFISLHYSHPGEMPAGTRVGSSSLRRKCQLMSRFPELEVAEIRGNVDTRLRKLEEGQYDAIVLAAAGLRRLGWSDRITTLLDPADSLPAMGQGTIGIECREGDQETLDRIRAIEDAETAVRTRAEWALNRRMQGGCEVPMGGYAELDGERLRVRGLVGEPDGSRLVEDAVEGPAGEAERLGRDLADRLLGRGADAILERARGRV; encoded by the coding sequence GTGAGCGGGGAGCGGATTCGAATCGGTACACGCGGCAGCAAGCTGGCCCTCTGGCAGGCCAATCACGTCAAGGGCCTCCTCGAGACCGCCCATGCCGGCCTCGAGGTCGAGCTGGTGACCATCACCACCACCGGCGACCGCGTCCAGGACCGCTCCCTGCTGGACATGGGCGGCAAGGGCGCCTTCGTGAAGGAGATCGAGGAGGCCCTCCTGGACGGCTCCATCGATATCGCCGTGCATTCCATGAAGGACGTCCCCGTGGAGCTGCCCGAGGGGCTGCACCTGCCGGTGGTCTGCAAGCGCGAGGACCCCCGGGATGCCTTTATCTCCCTGCATTATTCCCATCCGGGCGAGATGCCCGCCGGGACCCGCGTGGGCAGCTCCAGCCTGCGACGCAAGTGCCAGCTCATGAGCCGTTTCCCCGAGCTGGAGGTGGCCGAGATCCGCGGCAACGTGGACACCCGCCTGCGCAAGCTGGAGGAGGGGCAGTACGACGCCATCGTTCTCGCCGCCGCCGGCCTGCGCCGGCTGGGCTGGTCGGACCGCATCACCACCCTGCTGGATCCCGCCGACAGCCTGCCCGCCATGGGGCAGGGCACCATCGGTATCGAATGTCGGGAGGGAGACCAGGAGACCCTGGACCGCATTCGCGCCATCGAGGACGCCGAGACCGCCGTGCGTACCCGCGCCGAGTGGGCCCTGAACCGGCGCATGCAGGGCGGCTGCGAGGTGCCCATGGGCGGCTATGCCGAGCTGGACGGGGAGCGCCTCCGGGTACGCGGCCTGGTGGGCGAGCCCGACGGCTCGCGGCTCGTTGAGGACGCGGTGGAGGGGCCGGCGGGGGAGGCCGAACGGCTGGGCCGGGATCTCGCCGACCGGCTCCTCGGCCGAGGGGCCGATGCCATCCTGGAACGGGCCCGGGGCCGTGTCTGA
- a CDS encoding uroporphyrinogen-III C-methyltransferase, with the protein MADSNEQPGSDATSGPERMGESLQDNERPESEGAASTGEQGEEQGEAGGDNGGQRPPSNDKGGGRGGLLLGGLALFVALGAGGAGAYFYLQLDRRVEDFATTLANREQQQERLRQELSQDLDQMVRELRSTLEQNSQAQSQLTQRQEELRNRIEQMTQSLQTLRGATQDLQAQLEGGPTYWRLERIETLLVSAERIAQLEEDPEAAYAALKSADQALRDLNAPGWMEVRRSIQSSMTKLEQANNPDLAGIAFKLSSLAESAMDLPVKGVSPPPLGDQEQQAAREEQAEPRGWWGQFVAGLNAFWQDVKSLVRLRRSGKEMEPLLPPDKATFLRHNLVLNLQTARLAALQQRDELYHRSLRESRDWVQRFFDTDSSAVQAFLSSLKSLGDRNITQDLPPVDAPLTTFRQVRKERSE; encoded by the coding sequence ATGGCGGACAGCAACGAGCAACCGGGGTCGGATGCGACGTCCGGGCCCGAGCGGATGGGGGAGTCCCTCCAGGACAACGAGCGCCCGGAATCCGAGGGCGCAGCGTCCACCGGGGAACAGGGAGAGGAGCAAGGCGAAGCCGGCGGAGACAATGGCGGACAGCGGCCCCCGTCCAACGACAAGGGCGGCGGACGCGGCGGGCTTTTGCTGGGCGGCCTGGCGCTGTTCGTGGCCCTGGGAGCCGGCGGTGCCGGCGCCTATTTCTATCTGCAGCTGGACCGGCGCGTGGAGGATTTCGCCACCACCCTGGCCAATCGCGAGCAGCAGCAGGAACGGCTCCGGCAGGAGCTCTCCCAGGACCTGGACCAGATGGTCCGCGAGCTGCGGAGCACCCTGGAGCAGAACAGCCAGGCGCAGAGCCAGCTCACCCAGCGGCAGGAAGAGCTGCGCAACCGCATCGAGCAGATGACCCAGAGCCTGCAGACCCTGCGCGGCGCCACCCAGGACCTCCAGGCGCAGCTGGAGGGCGGGCCCACCTATTGGCGCCTGGAGCGCATCGAGACTTTGCTGGTCAGCGCCGAGCGCATCGCCCAGCTGGAGGAAGATCCGGAAGCCGCCTACGCGGCGCTGAAAAGCGCCGACCAGGCCCTTCGGGACCTGAACGCCCCCGGTTGGATGGAGGTGCGGCGGTCCATCCAGTCGTCCATGACCAAGCTGGAGCAGGCCAATAATCCGGATCTGGCCGGCATCGCCTTCAAGCTGTCCAGCCTGGCGGAAAGCGCCATGGATCTGCCCGTCAAGGGAGTCAGCCCGCCGCCCCTCGGCGATCAGGAGCAGCAGGCGGCCCGGGAGGAGCAGGCGGAGCCCCGGGGCTGGTGGGGGCAGTTCGTGGCCGGCCTGAATGCCTTCTGGCAGGACGTCAAGAGCCTGGTGCGGCTGCGGCGCTCCGGCAAGGAGATGGAGCCCCTGTTGCCGCCGGACAAGGCCACTTTCCTACGCCACAATCTGGTCCTGAATCTGCAGACCGCCCGGCTCGCGGCCCTGCAACAGCGCGATGAGCTATACCACCGGTCCCTCCGGGAATCCCGGGATTGGGTACAGCGCTTCTTCGATACGGACAGCAGTGCCGTACAGGCTTTTCTGTCCTCGCTGAAGTCCCTGGGCGACCGGAATATCACCCAGGATCTCCCGCCCGTTGATGCGCCCCTCACTACCTTCCGCCAGGTCCGCAAGGAGCGGAGCGAATAA
- the acnA gene encoding aconitate hydratase AcnA, translating into MASLDSFGTRDTLPVNGTEYAYFNLNRLNADVSRMPVSLRVLLENLLRNEDGERVRASEVEPLVHWTPETAGSSEVGFSPARVLLQDFTGVPAVVDLAAMRDAMGELGGDPGRINPLVPAELVIDHSVQVDQFGTQGAWEANTEKEYERNRERYAFLRWGQNALDNFQVVPAESGIVHQVNLEYLARVVFADEDGGQALAYPDTLVGTDSHTTMINGLGVLGWGVGGIEAEAAMLGQPVSMLIPEVVGVRLTGKLPEGATATDLVLTITELLRSHGVVGKFVEFYGPAIGELPLADRATIANMAPEYGATMGFFPVDEGTLDYMRASGRSEEQVARTEAYLKAQGLFWTPEQPEPIFNATVEVDLSSVVPSLAGPKRPQDRVALSEAKESFGSALRETFGKDADAKAAADLDTGRAELGHGSVVIAAITSCTNTSNPSVMLAAGLIAKNAVEKGLTTKPWVKTSLAPGSRVVTDYLESAGLLSYLEELRFNLVGYGCTTCIGNSGPLPEAVEAAINEGDLVAASVLSGNRNFEGRIHAKVKANYLASPPLVVAYALAGTMDFDPYSEPLGHASDGSPVYLKDLWPSLSEVDSLLRSALDPEDYRRAYAHIFEGDDHWKELDAPTGDRFAWDADSTYIQNPPFFADLEKDVGAPTDIYGARCLANLGDSVTTDHISPAGAIDPESPAGQYLMEHGVSPADFNSYGARRGNHEVMMRGTFANVRLRNKLAQGREGGWTTHVPSGELMPIYDAAMRYRAEGTPLIVMAGREYGTGSSRDWAAKGPALLGVQAVIAESFERIHRSNLIGMGILPLEFQHGDNAEELELTGAETFDIVGMYDIEDPEEDLIVFVHGPDGTEKRFMVQPRLDTPNELAYFKHGGILPYVLRTMAG; encoded by the coding sequence ATGGCCAGCCTGGACAGCTTCGGGACCCGCGACACCCTGCCGGTGAACGGTACCGAATATGCCTACTTCAACCTCAACCGCCTGAACGCCGACGTCTCCCGCATGCCGGTGAGCCTGCGGGTACTGCTGGAGAATCTGCTGCGCAACGAGGACGGCGAGCGCGTGCGTGCGAGCGAGGTGGAGCCGCTGGTGCATTGGACGCCCGAAACCGCCGGATCGAGCGAGGTGGGCTTCTCCCCGGCCCGGGTGCTGTTGCAGGACTTCACCGGCGTGCCGGCCGTTGTGGACCTGGCGGCCATGCGGGACGCCATGGGCGAGCTGGGCGGCGATCCGGGCCGCATCAACCCGCTGGTGCCGGCGGAGCTGGTTATCGACCACTCGGTGCAGGTGGACCAGTTCGGCACGCAGGGCGCCTGGGAGGCGAATACCGAGAAGGAGTACGAGCGCAACCGCGAACGGTACGCCTTCCTGCGCTGGGGGCAGAACGCCCTGGACAACTTCCAGGTGGTCCCCGCCGAGTCCGGCATCGTCCACCAGGTGAACCTGGAGTACCTGGCCCGCGTGGTGTTCGCCGACGAGGACGGCGGCCAGGCCCTGGCCTATCCGGATACCCTGGTGGGCACCGACTCCCATACCACCATGATCAATGGCCTGGGCGTGCTCGGCTGGGGCGTGGGCGGCATCGAGGCCGAGGCGGCCATGCTCGGCCAGCCGGTGTCCATGCTCATCCCCGAGGTGGTGGGCGTGCGCCTCACCGGCAAGCTGCCCGAGGGCGCCACCGCAACGGACCTGGTGCTGACCATCACCGAGCTGCTGCGCTCCCACGGCGTGGTGGGCAAGTTCGTGGAGTTCTACGGCCCCGCCATCGGCGAGCTGCCCCTGGCGGATCGCGCCACCATCGCCAACATGGCCCCGGAATACGGCGCCACCATGGGCTTCTTCCCGGTGGACGAGGGGACCCTGGATTACATGCGCGCCAGCGGCCGCTCCGAGGAGCAGGTCGCCCGCACCGAGGCCTACCTCAAGGCCCAGGGCCTGTTCTGGACGCCGGAGCAGCCCGAGCCCATCTTCAACGCCACCGTGGAGGTGGACCTGTCCAGCGTGGTGCCGAGCCTGGCCGGCCCCAAGCGGCCACAGGACCGCGTCGCGCTCTCCGAGGCCAAGGAGAGCTTCGGGAGCGCCCTGCGCGAGACCTTCGGCAAGGATGCGGACGCCAAGGCCGCAGCCGACCTGGACACCGGGCGCGCGGAGCTGGGGCACGGCTCGGTGGTGATCGCCGCCATCACCTCCTGCACCAACACCTCCAACCCCTCGGTGATGCTGGCGGCGGGACTCATCGCCAAGAACGCCGTGGAGAAGGGCCTGACCACCAAGCCCTGGGTGAAGACCAGCCTCGCGCCCGGCTCGCGGGTGGTGACCGACTACCTGGAATCCGCCGGCCTGCTTTCCTACCTGGAGGAGCTGCGCTTCAATCTGGTGGGCTACGGCTGCACCACCTGCATCGGCAACAGCGGGCCCCTGCCCGAGGCCGTGGAGGCCGCCATCAACGAGGGCGACCTGGTGGCCGCTTCGGTGCTTTCCGGCAACCGCAACTTCGAGGGCCGGATCCACGCCAAGGTGAAGGCCAACTACCTGGCAAGCCCGCCGCTGGTGGTGGCCTACGCCCTGGCCGGGACCATGGATTTCGACCCCTACAGCGAGCCCCTCGGCCACGCTAGCGACGGCAGTCCCGTCTACCTCAAGGACCTGTGGCCGTCGCTGTCCGAGGTGGACAGCCTGCTGCGGAGCGCCCTGGACCCCGAGGATTACCGGCGTGCCTACGCCCACATCTTCGAGGGCGACGACCACTGGAAGGAGCTGGACGCGCCCACCGGGGACCGGTTCGCCTGGGACGCCGATTCCACCTACATCCAGAATCCGCCCTTCTTCGCCGACCTAGAGAAGGACGTGGGCGCGCCCACCGACATCTACGGTGCCCGCTGCCTCGCCAACCTGGGCGATTCGGTGACCACCGACCATATCTCCCCGGCGGGCGCCATCGATCCGGAGAGTCCGGCGGGGCAGTACCTCATGGAGCACGGCGTTTCCCCCGCGGACTTCAACTCCTACGGGGCGCGCCGAGGCAACCATGAGGTAATGATGCGGGGCACGTTCGCCAATGTGCGCCTGCGCAACAAGCTGGCCCAGGGACGCGAGGGCGGCTGGACCACCCATGTCCCCAGCGGCGAGCTGATGCCCATCTACGACGCCGCCATGCGCTATCGGGCCGAGGGGACCCCGCTCATCGTCATGGCCGGTCGCGAGTACGGAACCGGCAGCTCCCGGGACTGGGCCGCCAAGGGCCCCGCCCTACTCGGCGTTCAGGCGGTGATCGCCGAGAGCTTCGAGCGCATCCACCGCTCCAATCTGATTGGCATGGGCATCCTGCCGCTGGAGTTCCAGCACGGCGACAACGCCGAGGAGCTGGAGCTCACCGGGGCGGAGACCTTCGACATCGTAGGCATGTACGACATCGAGGATCCCGAGGAGGACCTAATCGTCTTCGTGCACGGGCCGGACGGCACCGAGAAGCGCTTCATGGTTCAGCCGCGCCTGGATACCCCCAACGAGCTGGCCTACTTCAAGCACGGCGGCATCCTGCCCTACGTGCTGCGTACCATGGCCGGCTAG
- a CDS encoding endonuclease/exonuclease/phosphatase family protein yields the protein MSQTALRLLTYNIQVAIGSRRYRHYVSHGWKYVMPHGQSLHNLDRIAEVLAPFDIVGLQEADGGSFRTAFVDQARYLAASAGFNSCQSMITRDFGRFAQHTNSLLSRIPVQAVHEHRLPGAMDGRGVLETRFNLDGRPLSVFITHLALRQRTRMRQVAYLAKLVNAVGPSVVMGDFNAKPRSKELKLLCERAGLRLSTRPVHGTLPSWRPRVAVDHILASPEIVLEEYGPLPELLSDHLPVQAVARWKVTADSESPAEVPELEASHPVASPESA from the coding sequence ATGAGCCAAACGGCCCTCCGCCTGCTTACCTATAATATCCAGGTTGCGATCGGCTCCCGCCGATACCGGCACTACGTCAGCCACGGCTGGAAATACGTCATGCCCCATGGGCAGAGCCTGCACAACCTGGACCGCATCGCCGAAGTGCTCGCCCCCTTCGACATCGTCGGTCTCCAGGAGGCGGACGGCGGCAGCTTCCGCACCGCCTTCGTGGACCAGGCGCGCTACCTGGCGGCCAGCGCCGGATTCAATAGCTGCCAGAGCATGATCACCCGGGATTTCGGCCGCTTCGCCCAGCACACCAATTCCCTGCTCAGCCGGATTCCCGTACAGGCTGTCCACGAGCACCGGCTCCCGGGGGCCATGGACGGGCGTGGGGTGCTGGAGACGCGATTCAATCTGGACGGTCGTCCGCTCTCCGTGTTCATCACCCACCTCGCCCTGCGCCAGCGCACCCGCATGCGGCAGGTTGCCTACCTCGCCAAGCTAGTGAACGCCGTGGGCCCCTCGGTGGTCATGGGCGACTTCAACGCCAAGCCCCGCTCCAAGGAGCTGAAGCTGCTCTGCGAGCGCGCCGGTCTGCGGCTTTCCACACGACCCGTCCACGGCACCTTGCCCAGCTGGCGCCCCCGCGTCGCCGTGGACCACATCCTCGCCTCGCCCGAGATCGTCCTGGAAGAGTACGGCCCTCTGCCCGAGCTGCTCTCCGATCACCTCCCCGTACAGGCGGTAGCCCGCTGGAAGGTGACCGCCGACAGCGAAAGCCCCGCCGAAGTCCCGGAGCTCGAAGCCTCCCATCCGGTAGCCTCCCCCGAATCCGCCTAG
- the hemB gene encoding porphobilinogen synthase: MRYRPRRLRRNQAIRAMVRENHLRPEDLIQPFFVKEGETGARAVPSMPGVLQLPLERIVEEGRRARDAGLGGVILFGIPAEKDAEGTQAWHAEGVIQQAVARLKEAVPDLYVIVDACFCEYTDHGHCGILREDGVVDNDLTLDNLRRAVVSYAEAGADMVAPSGMMDGMVDAIRAALDGNGYHELPVMAYTAKYSSAYYGPFRDAAESAPSKGDRRGYQMDPANGREALRELELDEAEGADVVMVKPGLAFMDVVLRLRQSTELPVAVYNVSGEYSMIKAAAERGWIDERAVVLETLTGFKRAGADLILTYHALDAAGWLREEA, from the coding sequence ATGCGCTATCGTCCCCGGCGCCTCCGGCGCAATCAGGCCATCCGGGCCATGGTGCGGGAGAACCACCTGCGCCCCGAGGACCTCATCCAGCCCTTTTTCGTCAAGGAAGGAGAGACCGGCGCCCGAGCCGTTCCCTCCATGCCGGGGGTGCTCCAGCTCCCGCTGGAGCGGATCGTGGAGGAAGGGCGCCGGGCCCGGGATGCCGGGCTCGGCGGGGTGATCCTGTTCGGCATTCCGGCGGAAAAGGACGCCGAGGGCACCCAGGCCTGGCACGCGGAAGGGGTCATCCAGCAGGCGGTGGCGCGGCTCAAGGAGGCGGTTCCGGACCTCTACGTGATCGTTGACGCCTGCTTCTGCGAGTACACGGACCACGGCCACTGCGGCATCCTGCGCGAGGACGGGGTGGTGGACAACGACCTGACCCTCGACAACCTGCGCCGGGCGGTGGTTAGTTATGCGGAGGCGGGTGCCGACATGGTGGCACCGTCCGGCATGATGGACGGCATGGTGGACGCCATCCGCGCCGCCCTGGACGGGAACGGCTACCATGAGCTGCCGGTGATGGCCTACACGGCCAAGTATTCCAGCGCCTATTACGGCCCCTTCCGGGATGCCGCCGAGAGCGCACCGTCCAAAGGCGACCGGCGGGGCTACCAGATGGATCCCGCCAATGGCCGGGAGGCCCTGCGGGAGCTGGAGCTGGACGAGGCCGAAGGCGCGGACGTCGTCATGGTGAAGCCGGGACTGGCGTTCATGGACGTGGTCCTGCGCCTGCGTCAGTCCACCGAGCTGCCGGTGGCGGTATATAATGTTTCCGGGGAATACAGCATGATCAAGGCGGCAGCCGAGCGGGGCTGGATCGACGAGCGCGCGGTGGTGCTGGAGACGCTCACCGGGTTCAAACGGGCGGGCGCCGATCTGATCCTTACCTATCACGCCCTGGATGCGGCAGGGTGGCTCCGGGAGGAGGCCTGA